In a single window of the Desulfovibrio aminophilus DSM 12254 genome:
- a CDS encoding ABC transporter ATP-binding protein — protein sequence MAECDDRQPKIRVADLTKKFGDLLVLDKINFDIREGELVSIVGPTGCGKTTFLNCMSKLAETTEGNIFIDGEVANPTRHNLAFVFQEPTALPWRTVRQNVAYGMEIKKFGKKEAAERLDYILHLVGLEDTADLYPNQVSASMMQRIAVARAFAVNPDLLLMDEPYGQLDVKLRFYLEDELVKLWQTLKSTVLFVTHNIEEAVYVAERIIVLTPKPTKVRAEVVVDLPRPRNFLDPRFIEIRRHVTELIRWW from the coding sequence GTGGCTGAGTGTGACGACCGGCAACCCAAGATCCGCGTTGCCGACCTGACGAAGAAGTTCGGGGACCTGCTCGTCCTCGACAAGATCAACTTCGACATCAGGGAAGGGGAACTGGTGAGCATCGTCGGGCCCACGGGCTGCGGCAAGACCACCTTCCTCAACTGCATGTCCAAGCTGGCCGAAACCACCGAAGGCAACATCTTCATCGACGGCGAGGTGGCCAACCCGACCAGGCACAACCTGGCCTTCGTCTTCCAGGAACCCACGGCCCTGCCGTGGCGGACCGTGCGCCAGAACGTGGCCTACGGCATGGAGATCAAGAAGTTCGGCAAGAAGGAGGCCGCCGAGCGGCTGGACTACATCCTCCACCTCGTGGGGCTCGAGGACACCGCCGACCTCTATCCCAACCAAGTCTCGGCCAGCATGATGCAACGCATCGCCGTGGCCCGGGCCTTCGCCGTGAATCCCGATCTGCTGCTCATGGACGAACCCTACGGACAGCTCGACGTGAAGCTCCGCTTCTACCTGGAGGACGAGCTGGTCAAGCTCTGGCAGACCCTCAAGAGCACTGTGCTGTTCGTGACCCACAACATCGAGGAAGCCGTCTACGTGGCCGAGAGGATCATCGTGCTGACGCCCAAGCCGACCAAGGTGCGGGCGGAGGTGGTGGTCGACCTGCCCAGGCCGCGCAACTTCCTGGACCCCCGTTTCATCGAGATCAGGCGGCACGTCACCGAGTTGATCCGCTGGTGGTAG
- a CDS encoding DsrE family protein → MFSTVNVVVRKAPGQEPAVLGLRAAWAMLTNGGFDVRLLCMGDGVFNLLGLPGYAGDMLRRFMAEGGSVHALGTSLEERGLSPEALIDGVEVVDAEEAAEMVQYAEATTAY, encoded by the coding sequence ATGTTTTCCACTGTCAATGTCGTGGTGCGCAAGGCTCCCGGGCAGGAGCCCGCGGTGCTCGGTCTGCGCGCCGCCTGGGCCATGCTGACCAACGGCGGCTTCGATGTGCGCCTGCTCTGCATGGGTGACGGAGTGTTCAATCTCCTGGGGCTGCCCGGCTACGCCGGGGACATGCTCCGGCGTTTCATGGCCGAGGGCGGCAGCGTGCACGCCCTCGGGACCAGCCTTGAGGAGCGCGGGCTGTCCCCCGAGGCGCTCATCGACGGCGTGGAGGTCGTCGACGCCGAGGAGGCCGCCGAAATGGTCCAGTACGCGGAGGCCACCACCGCGTACTGA
- a CDS encoding DsrE family protein: protein MSRTITLVLLSGSTENDDAVFAVNLSKAILEKGGKVNLFLYGNGCNLANKPVPVEGRSAISDALRAHMDGYVLSEKIEELTRLGAKIATCHTTEYSRGTEGCPYLDGVERGDVGNSYTRFLMATDVLLAIGN from the coding sequence ATGTCGCGGACCATCACCCTGGTATTGCTTTCCGGCAGCACGGAAAACGACGACGCGGTCTTCGCCGTGAACCTCTCCAAGGCCATTCTGGAGAAGGGCGGCAAGGTCAACCTCTTCCTTTACGGCAACGGCTGCAACCTGGCCAACAAGCCCGTGCCCGTCGAGGGCCGCTCGGCCATCTCCGACGCCCTGCGGGCGCACATGGACGGCTACGTCCTTTCGGAAAAGATCGAGGAGCTGACCCGGCTGGGGGCCAAGATCGCCACCTGCCACACCACGGAATACAGCCGGGGCACCGAAGGCTGCCCCTATCTGGACGGCGTGGAGCGCGGCGACGTCGGCAACTCCTACACCCGTTTCCTGATGGCGACGGACGTGCTTCTCGCCATCGGCAACTAG